TGtttgataattattttccattGGTATCATGTTTAAGCGCAAATTAATAGTTAATTACATACGAAAGACTTTTTGTGCCATGATGTTTAACATTTAACTTGAATATATACTTAAAAACCTGAAATTATAGCATACTTTAAAAGATGTTATATAAAACTGAAGTATTTGTAACggttatttacataaaaatatttacttaagACTTTGAtattaatgattaatttataTCTGGAAGacgatataattatgtattacacttgattctttaaaaatataatttatacagaaattatcaaataataaatacatcaaAAATATGTAGATAACATAAGTATCTACTCTGATATCAATTGTATCCACTCAAAATAATGCAAAAATTGTTAAAGTAAAATGTCCAGTATATTTATCATTAAGATTACTTAATAAAAACAGAgacagaaaaatacaaatttaacaaTTCGAACAAGTAAAACGATAAATTCTAATTCGTTTCTTAtgcaaatttgtaatatttatacaaagaGAGAAAGCGACACATATACAAAAAAGACACTGACAGTGGCGAAAAATGCTACAGTggttacattttatcaaaatcACTACGTAAACGTAACACTTGGAACGAAAACTATTcgacaaaaagaaaacaaagcATTGGCGTCACATACATCTTTTCATTTCCGTGGAAATCACACTAGCACTAAATTTGGTAATTGgataataaatatgttattCAAACAAGCTTGCTTTTAAACGATTGACTgacgtttaataaattaaatttttcgtaATTGTCTTGATGAAATTTTTACATAGCACGAAACCAAGTCGATTTTGACATTTCGTCTCGAGTCAATGACACACTATAGGAAACTTATATTCACTGcagtaaattaattaacttgCACAGTTTAATGTTGAAattatttcgatgttttcttATAGTTTATCACGTTTTGAGCGCGTGCGATGAACTGcatcaattttcaaaaataccACGAATACTAACTTTATTACAAAGCATAGTTCTTTCTTCACAACAGACTGTGTATCTTATTTCTCTGAGACGCCGCCATAACGTAGAGCGTAGGCGTGGCGTATGTATAAGATCAACCAATCCGTTGTTTGGAAATgacattgaatattattacacCAATGAACGACCTCGATTCAAATTTGGAATATGTAAAAAACAgatacgaaaaatataaaatatgcatgcattaattgtattaaatcatttatttattctctCATTATACAACATATTTTTTTTGTCAATATACAtgtagtaaaaaagaaaatattcaaactaaATAACAATATTGTTATTAGTTTAAAACCTTAACTTTAATAGTTATTactagattgcggatttttaaaggattttaaagaattaatatGGCTTAACttgatattttacattaaaGGACTTCTGTGGCCAATTGTTTTATCTACCAAGCATTATAGAAAACATTGTACTTTGgatagtttatatatttttcatattatgatcatgttttgtaattttgtactattaaattttttataaacccATAAAAATCTGCACTCTAGTTATTACATAACATTACTTAAAGTTATTACatacattatttaaaaacttttaGATATCATTGAAATTATCCTGTTTTGTAGACGAGATTATGTCAGTTTCATAAAAGTCTTcaatagaagaaaaattaaaaatgttacttTGTTCTGCATTTTCGGAATATGTAGTATCATATGTAGCCATATTACTGGCATTATCAGTGTAACTTGATGAAATATTTGAACCACTCccagaattttttatatttgggAGATTcttataaatagtactgttttcACAGAAATTAATAGATAAACTGTTAAATATGTCTGTTAACTGCATACTTTCATAAATTTTTGCAGTTTTTGATGCTTCTTTTTCAACATTTATTGCTTTCAAGCAATTTTCATCTTTAACACTTACATTATTTTCTGATTGGACAGTATGTGAAGATTCTTGTTtagtattttctaatttataataattattgttctttgtttcttccttAGTGTTTTCTAGAAAAATATCAGTAAGTGCATTGTATTCATTATTTTCTATACTTATATTATATGGAATATGATTTTTGTTATCATGAAAGACATGTTCATTTTCGTTGCATTTGCAacttgaattaaaattattaatatcattttttaatttatcatcaaacttatttaaagaaattggtGACAGTGGTTTCTCTATGAGATTTTTCTCATTGTATCGAGAAGCACTTTTAGAACGTATATTAcgatgatttttattaaaatatacatcataaatattatcatcctgagaatattttttcatatttttgttgatAAGAATTACAGGTtctatatagaaaaaaatgaaaaatattaagaattatttcatcttttcttattttatttaaattattaaaaattacttaccaaattttttattttttttgatTGATGTATTTGAAAATAATCTTCCAGCTAATAGACCAgctatgaaataaataatatgtatattacataagTTGAATACAAAGAATATAACCATATTAtagtttaaaataatatttaccaGCCATTCCAATTACAGTGCCTCCAACGAAATGTGGCATATGATTTTCTTTTTGTACTTTCTTTGTcttaaacattttgaaattttaattatactaaTCGAGAGAATATATCAAATCATgtcaataaatttcataaaaccaGATATACAAAGGATATAAAATAGTGTTATGTTAAATATATTGGAGATATTTCAAGGTGACAACAAAATGTAAACAGTGAATGACCTTTAAATCAAGTTGGATTAAAATAGATACACTTTTAGATTTCatcaaatgttttaatttctttcttcagAAATTAAAAGTGTATTAAgtcttaaattattataatgagTACATACAAAAATAACAGCATATCCTATACATAATTAGAGATTAAGTATTAAAGTTTATATAACTACAGAAATATCATTAAATACACTTTAAAATACTCATAACTTAGAGCAAATTACATATTTATGATAGTACTAATATGAAAAGTACATAAATATAAGAACCAAAAtctatatgtttaaaaatataaacggGTACAagattgtaatttaataattctttgACATGTTGGACACTTCTTAGCTTTAGGTACTCGTAGAGCTAGAGTTATacattttgtacaaaatatatgtCCACAAGGAGTAGACATAGGTTTCATTTTAGAAGACAACTGTTCATAACATATTGGACAGGTCAATACAACTAACTTTTCTTCTCTAGAATCATTAACATAACATATTCCAGTTTCTTTTGGGCTATTGATATTATCTAGATCTATGATTTCCATTGTTTGTACATCTTTACATCTATTATTATCTGTTATTTCTCTAAAAAAATGTTTACCTTCAaataaattcgattaaaattaaGGAAGTATGATGTGAcaatacatacgtacataataGAATCTTCAAGTTGTGCAACTTGTTTTTTAGAACCACGCTTTCGTGACTTTGTTATTGTTAAATTAACATATATTTCACccttattttgtaattttgaagGTTGATCTGGTAGATCAGTTGTTAAATCAATATAATCAATTGGAACTgacattttgttaatttttttcttttattttatgttcTAGTTCACAAAATTCCAGTAGACAGACACAACGATCGTGGATACAACCGACACAAGACAACTCAAAAAGTCCTTCGATAGGTTATCGATATCTTTTTCTATCGATAAGCCAATTTTTAATCGAGCGTTACAAGTTACGAGATAATCGAACATACAAAACAAATGAACGAATATGTTAAAATCAAAGCAaacacaaattttaaataaagttgtatcgtttaaaatatatatagtaaacgttattattatacattatgcacataatatataaaaatatctaaataatcCCAAAATTTAGTACTCATTacattatttagtaaataaatcaattgtcta
This genomic window from Bombus terrestris chromosome 9, iyBomTerr1.2, whole genome shotgun sequence contains:
- the LOC100651132 gene encoding probable ATP-dependent RNA helicase ddx42 isoform X2, whose translation is MPHFVGGTVIGMAAGLLAGRLFSNTSIKKNKKFEPVILINKNMKKYSQDDNIYDVYFNKNHRNIRSKSASRYNEKNLIEKPLSPISLNKFDDKLKNDINNFNSSCKCNENEHVFHDNKNHIPYNISIENNEYNALTDIFLENTKEETKNNNYYKLENTKQESSHTVQSENNVSVKDENCLKAINVEKEASKTAKIYESMQLTDIFNSLSINFCENSTIYKNLPNIKNSGSGSNISSSYTDNASNMATYDTTYSENAEQSNIFNFSSIEDFYETDIISSTKQDNFNDI
- the LOC100651132 gene encoding origin recognition complex subunit 1-like isoform X1, whose amino-acid sequence is MSVPIDYIDLTTDLPDQPSKLQNKGEIYVNLTITKSRKRGSKKQVAQLEDSIMYTKKVQKENHMPHFVGGTVIGMAAGLLAGRLFSNTSIKKNKKFEPVILINKNMKKYSQDDNIYDVYFNKNHRNIRSKSASRYNEKNLIEKPLSPISLNKFDDKLKNDINNFNSSCKCNENEHVFHDNKNHIPYNISIENNEYNALTDIFLENTKEETKNNNYYKLENTKQESSHTVQSENNVSVKDENCLKAINVEKEASKTAKIYESMQLTDIFNSLSINFCENSTIYKNLPNIKNSGSGSNISSSYTDNASNMATYDTTYSENAEQSNIFNFSSIEDFYETDIISSTKQDNFNDI